The genomic stretch CTGCAGTCATCATCACCGTTTGATGCGCTGCGCACGATTATCAACCGCGTTATTCCAGAAACCCCGTTTCACGAGGCGTTATTCTTAGGCGGCTGCTTTGCCTATGACATGATTGCCAGTGTCGAATCTCTGCCAAAAGTACCAGATGGCGCTAATATCTGTCCTGATTTTGTATTCTATGTCGCCGAAACGTTAATTGTCATTGATCGTCAAACCCAGCAATCAAAATTAATCGGTAGCGTATTTGGTGGTGAGCACTTTGTCACTGCGTTAAACGAGACTGAAGCTAAACTAGCGCGTATTCAAACCGAATGTGCAACAGTATTAACGACAACACCCGCATCGAAAGCGGCAGAGTTAACGTTAAAGGTTGATATCAGTGATAGTGAGTTTTGTAGCACTGTAGAAGATTTAAAAGATTACATTCGTAAAGGTGATATTTTCCAAGTTGTCCCATCACGCTGCTTTAACTTGCCTTGCCCTGATTCACTCGCTGCTTATGAAAAGCTCAAGCAAACGAACGCCAGCCCGTATATGTTCTATCTGAACGATTCCGATTTTGTATTATTTGGTGCATCACCCGAAAGTGCATTGAAATATGATGCACAAAGTAATGACGTCGAAATTTACCCGATTGCCGGTACACGCCGCCGTGGTTTCCGCGCCGACGGTTCTATTTGTCCTGACTTAGATGGTCGTATTGAATTAGAACTTCGCCAAGATAAAAAAGAAACCGCTGAACATATTATGCTAGTTGATTTAGCCCGTAACGATGTGGCGCGTATCAGTCAGCCTGGCACTCGCTATGTCGCCAATCTATTAAACGTGGACCGTTACAGCTACGTAATGCATTTGGTTTCGCGCGTAAAAGGGAAACTGCGTCACGACCTTGATGCCCTACACGCTTATCAAGCTTGCATGAACATGGGGACGTTAGTTGGCGCACCGAAGATCCGCGCAGCAGAATTAGTTCGCCAAGTAGAACAACAACGTCGTGGTAGTTATGGTGGTGCGGTAGGTTACCTTACTGGTGACGGCACCATGGATACTTGTATTGTCATTCGCTCTGCATTTGTAAAAGATGAAATGGCTTATGTGCAGGCAGGCGCAGGTGTGGTTTACGATTCCAACCCACAAGCTGAAGCAGATGAAACTCGCAGCAAAGCAGCCGCCGTATTAAACGCCGTGGCACTCGCACAAGGTTCATCACTGGCAGCGATCATGAAGGCAGAAAGTATGACTGCACAACAAACCAACTCACCAGCAAGCAACGCTAAGTAACGGAGGCAACATGAGCAACACCTTATTTTTATTAGACAACTTTGACTCTTTTACTTACAACCTAGTGGACCAGTTTCGCAGCCTAGGCCATGACGTTAAAATTTATCGTAATAGCATTAGTGCAGAAGCGATTAAGCAACAAATTGATGCATGTGAAAATGACCCAATTGTGGTACTTTCACCGGGTCCAGGTAATCCATCTGAAGCGGGTTGCTTATTGGAACTAATCAGCTTATGCCGTGGTCAATATCCTATGATTGGCATTTGCTTAGGTCACCAAGCTCTGGTACAACAATATGGTGGTGTCGTCGGTCGTGCCGAAGAAATCATGCACGGAAAGGCATCTTCAATTAACCATGATGGTCAGTTGATGTTTGCCGGTTTAAGCCAGCCACTACCGGTTGCCCGTTATCACTCATTAGTGGCAACCGAAGTACCAAGCAGCTTAACGGTTAATGCCGAATTTAACGGTATGCCAATGGCCATTATTCAGCCAGAAGACAAAGTGATAGGCTTCCAATTTCATCCAGAATCAATATTAACCAGTGAAGGCGCTGCGCTGTTAAAAAATACCCTAGCATGGGCTACAGCATCAACGACAAGTCCTAAGGAGTAGGTCATGGAACACACACACACAACACCAGCGGCAACAACAATCGCCGAGATCCTCGAAAAGCTATACGCAAACCAAGTACTGACGATAGCAGAGTCAGAAACGGTATTTACTGCAGTGGTGCAAGGTGAAATGGACCCTATCGTGCTTTCATCTGTGTTAACAGCATTGAAAATACGTGGTGAACAGCCCGACGAGATCGCGGGGGCTGCACAAGCACTATTAGCGGCAGCAACACCTTTTCCAGCAGTCGATGAACTGCATGCCGATTGCTGCGGTACAGGCGGTGATAACATGAATACCATTAATATCTCCACAACAGCCGCATTTGTCGCTGCTGCTTGTGGGCTAAAAATGACGAAGCATGGTAATCGTAGTGTATCGAGCAAATCAGGTTCTTCAGATTTATTAGAAGCATTTGGCATTAATTTAACGCAAACCCCAGAACAAGCGAAAGCCTGTCTTGATGAATTAGGCATTTGCTTTTTATTCGCGCCGCAATACCACGCTGGTATTCGCCATGCGATGCCTGTGCGCCAAACTCTAAAAACCCGTACCATCTTTAACCTGCTTGGCCCATTGTTAAACCCAACTCGCCCACAAGTACAATTAATGGGTGTGTATGACGAAAGTTTAATTCTACCGATTGCTGAAACCATGGATAAACTCGGTGTACAACGTGCGTTGGTCGTTCACGGTAGCGGCTTAGATGAAGTTGCACTGCACGGTGAAACCAAAGTCGCAGAATTAAATAACGGCATGATCACGGAATATACCATCAGCCCTGAAGACTTTGGCGTCGCACGTTATGACGTAGCAGAACTGCGTGGCGGTGATGCAGCTGAGAATAAAGTGATTATCGAGCGCCTATTATCAGGTCACGGCACTGATGCACAAAAAGCCGCTGTGGCAATCAACGTATCAGCATTGCTAATGGTTGCAGAGATAGCAACAGACTTTAAACACGGCACTGAATTAGCAATGGCTGCGATTGATAATGGCAGCGCATTAGCCTTGATTAACCAGCTCGCAGCAAAAAGTCAGCAAGCTTAGTCATAGCGTTAATAACCGAATCTAACAGGAAGGAAGCATAGATGTTAACGAAAGAGTTACAGCAAACCATTCTCGGTAATATTGTCGACGATAAAGTAACTTGGGTTGCTGCGCGTAAAGCCAGCCAACCTCTAGCAAGTTTTATTGCTGAACTGGAACCAACAGATCGTGATTTTTATGCCGCGTTATCTGGTAAGCCGACCAAGTTTATTTTGGAATGTAAGAAAGCATCGCCATCAAAAGGTTTGATCCGCCCCGAATTTGATTTAGATTTAATCGCCGGTGTTTACAAAAACTATGCTGCTGCAGTCTCGGTATTAACCGATGAAAAATACTTCCAGGGTGACTTTGAATACGTAACGAAAGTACGTAGTATCGTGACGCAACCGGTGATTTGTAAAGACTTCATCATTGACGAATATCAGATCTACTTAGCGCGTTTACACCAAGCAGATGCAACGCTGTTAATGCTGTCAGTATTAGATGACGCTGAATACATAGCCTTAGCGAAAGTAGCGCACAGCCTTAATATGGGCGTACTGACAGAAGTCAGCAACGAAGCTGAGCTAGTACGTGCAATCGCCTTAGATGCAAAAGTGATCGGTATTAATAACCGTGACCTACGTGATCTATCAATTGACTTGAACAGAACGAAAGTGATAGCTCCCCAAATACCAAGCGATCGCATTATCATTTCAGAATCGGGGATTTATAATAACCAACAAGTTCGCGATTTAGCCAATTACGCAAATGGCTTCTTGGTGGGCAGTTCATTGATGTCACAAGACAATGTCGATTTAGCTTGCCGTCGTTTGATTTTAGGCGACAATAAAGTCTGCGGTCTCACGCGTCCTGAAGATGCCAAAACAGTCTATGAACAAGGTGCCATTTATGGCGGCCTTATCTTTGCGCCAAAGTCACCGCGTTGTGTTAATTTAGCAACAGCACAAAACG from Moritella marina ATCC 15381 encodes the following:
- the trpCF gene encoding bifunctional indole-3-glycerol-phosphate synthase TrpC/phosphoribosylanthranilate isomerase TrpF, with product MLTKELQQTILGNIVDDKVTWVAARKASQPLASFIAELEPTDRDFYAALSGKPTKFILECKKASPSKGLIRPEFDLDLIAGVYKNYAAAVSVLTDEKYFQGDFEYVTKVRSIVTQPVICKDFIIDEYQIYLARLHQADATLLMLSVLDDAEYIALAKVAHSLNMGVLTEVSNEAELVRAIALDAKVIGINNRDLRDLSIDLNRTKVIAPQIPSDRIIISESGIYNNQQVRDLANYANGFLVGSSLMSQDNVDLACRRLILGDNKVCGLTRPEDAKTVYEQGAIYGGLIFAPKSPRCVNLATAQNVIAAAPLAYVGVFVDEQMHLVAQLANHLGLAAVQLHGSEDASYIEMLKVLLDDGIQVWKAHGVNEQAPDLTQTKVDRHLVDSKVAGQSGGTGQAFDWSLLTPETCSQTMLAGGLTPDNVAAAAKLGCLGLDLNSGLESAPGIKDTNKIIAAFSALRHY
- a CDS encoding aminodeoxychorismate/anthranilate synthase component II, which encodes MSNTLFLLDNFDSFTYNLVDQFRSLGHDVKIYRNSISAEAIKQQIDACENDPIVVLSPGPGNPSEAGCLLELISLCRGQYPMIGICLGHQALVQQYGGVVGRAEEIMHGKASSINHDGQLMFAGLSQPLPVARYHSLVATEVPSSLTVNAEFNGMPMAIIQPEDKVIGFQFHPESILTSEGAALLKNTLAWATASTTSPKE
- a CDS encoding anthranilate synthase component 1, with the translated sequence MTQRLAPGKLHSIQQDCPHIDDPLAFYRHMYRPSGNSLLLESADIVTKTALQSLILLDAAVKISCFGRTVQFNALTKNGENLLPFLADEFTAQFGADTVTSQEDHQLALSFAPTDDSLDEDSRLQSSSPFDALRTIINRVIPETPFHEALFLGGCFAYDMIASVESLPKVPDGANICPDFVFYVAETLIVIDRQTQQSKLIGSVFGGEHFVTALNETEAKLARIQTECATVLTTTPASKAAELTLKVDISDSEFCSTVEDLKDYIRKGDIFQVVPSRCFNLPCPDSLAAYEKLKQTNASPYMFYLNDSDFVLFGASPESALKYDAQSNDVEIYPIAGTRRRGFRADGSICPDLDGRIELELRQDKKETAEHIMLVDLARNDVARISQPGTRYVANLLNVDRYSYVMHLVSRVKGKLRHDLDALHAYQACMNMGTLVGAPKIRAAELVRQVEQQRRGSYGGAVGYLTGDGTMDTCIVIRSAFVKDEMAYVQAGAGVVYDSNPQAEADETRSKAAAVLNAVALAQGSSLAAIMKAESMTAQQTNSPASNAK
- the trpD gene encoding anthranilate phosphoribosyltransferase; its protein translation is MEHTHTTPAATTIAEILEKLYANQVLTIAESETVFTAVVQGEMDPIVLSSVLTALKIRGEQPDEIAGAAQALLAAATPFPAVDELHADCCGTGGDNMNTINISTTAAFVAAACGLKMTKHGNRSVSSKSGSSDLLEAFGINLTQTPEQAKACLDELGICFLFAPQYHAGIRHAMPVRQTLKTRTIFNLLGPLLNPTRPQVQLMGVYDESLILPIAETMDKLGVQRALVVHGSGLDEVALHGETKVAELNNGMITEYTISPEDFGVARYDVAELRGGDAAENKVIIERLLSGHGTDAQKAAVAINVSALLMVAEIATDFKHGTELAMAAIDNGSALALINQLAAKSQQA